catgctgtgttttcattttgcatgtgcaaaaacgagaGTGAGGATAAACCCATTAAACAAAGAGTTCTATTCTCCTCGTATTGTGAATGCAAATTTTGAGCGGACAAATACACAAGTGGGAATAGATGAGATGAATCGGAAGAGGTTTGGGGCAATCTGAAGATGGCGTGAAGTGTAGATGTAGTGGGTCAATCATGCAGTGTGCAGAAGCACTGAACGGGGAGCTGTCACACAGGAGGAGAAGCAAGTGAGCCAGCGACATCTAATGAGGTTTTTTAAAAGACTGAAAAATCAGCTTAAACAACCGCAAACGATAAGTGATTGATATTTTCGCTTCACACTAAGCAAATATTGTTCACTTTTGGTTGTTTGAAtacattttgagctataatcgttgtgtggtatcatatctacaacattACTTTGTTTAACTTTTTCTCTACATGGCACCAAGCTATTTATTTCAAGGAAATGCGGGACTCCCTTTCTGGTAAtccgtgggggtcccagcagtcagatcctCGCTGATCCATCAGTTTAAGCATATCTAGTGGACGGATAAAATTTTGAAAAGATCACCAAATAACTGGAATATCTGCTTAATGTTCAGAATCAATCCCTGATAGGGGGTAGTATTTTGCAGTCATTCCTTCCTTTTCTCCAGTAGGTTAGCTTTTATATTCTTTTGTGATTTAAATAAGATgataaaacattttgggaaaaacacACAACCTAAAAGTCCAGCACTGGACGCCATCACTGCAAATATCTCTACTGCCACCATATATTTCCCTTTGGTGCTCAGGTAAGCTGGGATCATGGAGATCCAGACACTACAGAACAGCAGTATGCTGAAGGTGATatacttggcctcattaaaactgtccggtaatgtcctcaccatgaaagccagaacaaagctcacaGCTGCCAGGAGCCCCATATAACCCAACATAGAGTAGAAGCAGATATCTgagccttcattacactgaatAATGATCTTCCCAGGATTAGACTCAGTGTCCAGGTCCTGGAATGGGGGAGAAACAGACAACCAGATAACACAAATGACAACTTGTATAGATGAACACAACAGCACTATGCTATAGGGCAGCTTCATGGTCAGCCATTTTCTCCAGGGGCTTCCAGGCTTGGTGGACTTAAAAGCTGCACAAACCATAATAGTCTTGGCAAGAAGTGAAGAAATTGCTACTGAGAAGAAAATCCCAAAACTGGTTTCCCGTAATCTACAAGTTACATCACTGGGTTGACCAAGAAACAAGAAGACGGAGAGGAAGCTGAGGATTATAGAGACCaggaggatgtaactcaggttccGATTATTAGCTTTAACAATAGGAGTGTCCCGATAGGAAATAAATATTGAAAATATGATGCCAGTCACAAGACATCCGAAGACCGAGAAACTAGAAAATACATAAGCCATTGTGTCATTTTGGTAAGAAATGCATTCCAGGACTTTGGGCAGGCATCGGTCTCTCTTCTCATTTGGCCATTCATCACTTTGGCATTTAATACAGTTATCAACATCTGTaggaatatttaataaaatattacACATTAAATCTATCTGGCTGATATGTATATCCATCTAAGAGAAACATCTCTACCACCATGTGGAAGCAAAATCACCTGATATGTTGGCTGTTTTAGTGAGGGTGAGGGCCAAAAAATGTTTCCAGAACTTGTTTCACCTTTTTAACTACCCCTCCTTTTGGGAAAGCGGGTACTGTGACTGCACAGCAATAACAGTTGAGTGACCCTCCTGACTCTTCTTCATCTCCAAGTGCTACTGCACTGGGTTCTGATGTTGTGCAACATCAATACCCAGTGTGCACATAATGTCCTGATGTTGGATAGCATCAGGTACCAAGTACAGTGGTGCACCTGGCTGAAAAGTAGGCAGTAGGGTAAACATATGCAGGGGTCTGATTCAAGTGGTTTGGTCTAGAGTCTGACTTATTCAGGGCGTCTAATCTGGGCTCTTATTAATTTTAGAATCTATGGGTGTGAATATATTTATGATTCTGGTCTGCAATCTGATTAACTAAGGAAGCTAAATATCTGATGAACAATGTGTTCCAACCAAAAAtagtggtcaaaatagtgtaaagTGGTGTAGGGATCAATTGTAACGCTGGGATATCACTGAAAATAAAACAGTGCCCACGTAttgtctcctagatcaaaaattgtgtcAAGGAAGAAAACAGATGTGCTTCTTattttaaaagtaatgtcataaaatttacaaggagaaattttgCCAGGCAAAACAACTCTCAAGCATGGACCTTctacaaggaacagctgtagagctacaaaaAATGTGTTACACaaggcagcaggtgtgctgcttctcTTTACCCCCTAAagacatgacctattttgagcttaaggacgcaataatttttggcggattttcatcttcatttttcaagagccataacttttttatttttccgttgatgcggccgtataagggcttgttttttgcttagcgaactgtagtttttattatttgcaattttgggtacatagactatattgtgaaacttttattaacttttttatgAAAGGcagtggcaatacaggatgcctgtaggtggagtcctgttaccatggcaaccggccgggctctctgtgattatatcattaaagagaatgtgtaaaaaaatcagGATAGCGCTTCACGAGTAGGCGGGTCTCTAATAATGCAAAAACGGGCTAATAAAATCTtatgtaactcacctggtgtTTAGTGAAGATCCTGTCTGTGGGATCTCCACTCACACCCCTTATCCAGATAAACCTTCAATACATGGTGCCTTTAGTTTCCTGGTGTCCTGTcgggccagtcagctggggagccgcgtGCATCCTCCGTCTCTCAGCCAGAGAGCCGCTCAGAAAAAAGTGTCCTAATATAATAAACAATGGATCCGCGCTCCGAGAACTAAAGcttcttttttcctttaaaatggTTTATTTCTacacacaacgcgtttcgtccttCTGTGAggactttaaaatgtttttcacattttttgttaTGTGAAGATGGATCTGTTTGGTTTTATTAAGGATCAATTTGATACATGATCCAAAGTAAGTGCAGCATGCTTTTGCTGTGAgcacaaaaacatttgtggagacCGTCAGTCTGTTCATCAAACTGGGTCTTAATAGAGTTGTTTGAAATACATGGAACACATCGTGCGCTCCATGTAAACGTTATGTGAGGGAGGATTTGCCAGCCCCCTCTCCTCAGTACGAGGTCCGCTCTCCGGTTTATCCCGACCGGCTGAAATTTGTAAGTAATTACAACGTGTTCCTATATATGTATGAGATTTTTGTATTATATGTATAAGCTTGAGAAAGGTGTATGTGTTTCACCGTAACGCGTAGCTGTATGGATTAAAAGTGATTTATCTTCACCGATGAGCGCAAAGTATACTTTTTTAAATCGCATATGAAAATCCTGGTACCAGTCTATTTTAGGATATAGGGATAAGTCTAAAAATAAAAGTATTCTACAACATAAACCAAAATTGAGGAGCTTATTTCCCTTTATACCCTGTACACTATAAGTGTTTACAATCTGCACTCCATCTGGTTAACCTCTCAGTGTCAGCCCTAAACTAACTTAGGCCTTCTGTGTACCCCTGGTGGGGCATATAAATCATAATTGGAAAGTAAGAGTAGTTCTCGTTGGGATTAACACTATTGGTTATTTAAACCCATGTACATCTTTATGTTTGTATGTGCATATTTGTATTGTGGTCTCCACTAGCGCTAAATTTTAAAATCTTtattattaaaggttatattttagtctgaGTTGATATACCTAGTCAGGTTCTCTACAGTGAGTTGTATTCCAAACGTATATTATCCCAGCAAGTTACCATGATGCCTATAACATCACATTTCTCTTCCTGCTTCAGGAGACCAAATTCTCCTTGACTGTTTGCCATGCTCTTTACctctgtgtagaaacattttagtttgtgatcggtatctcttgctcctctactttccttctgaatttgttgtctttgttctttatttccacttctaatagcgaggttctcaaatgtattccttagctgtatatttttgccaggcctttcacttccctttgcatattgttctagtttactACCCTGTGCCTTTACTGAAGGCTGTGATGGGCTGAAAAAAAGTATTCCAGACCTCTTCTAGA
The sequence above is a segment of the Eleutherodactylus coqui strain aEleCoq1 chromosome 7, aEleCoq1.hap1, whole genome shotgun sequence genome. Coding sequences within it:
- the LOC136573472 gene encoding vomeronasal type-2 receptor 26-like, yielding MPNLCPSSGSPGDEAGDLQQLSQELFVDEDDETQLSVSKVVVRAVSLRKERTEDSDEELLVDESDEDGDFKVVSQEVFVHDNNDNETQLSVSEVVVMAVSLREEQTEDSEEELVDDEIPVSRCSDQCLPGSRKKARETIHTCCYDCVPCSEGEISNITDVDNCIKCQSDEWPNEKRDRCLPKVLECISYQNDTMAYVFSSFSVFGCLVTGIIFSIFISYRDTPIVKANNRNLSYILLVSIILSFLSVFLFLGQPSDVTCRLRETSFGIFFSVAISSLLAKTIMVCAAFKSTKPGSPWRKWLTMKLPYSIVLLCSSIQVVICVIWLSVSPPFQDLDTESNPGKIIIQCNEGSDICFYSMLGYMGLLAAVSFVLAFMVRTLPDSFNEAKYITFSILLFCSVWISMIPAYLSTKGKYMVAVEIFAVMASSAGLLGCVFFPKCFIILFKSQKNIKANLLEKRKE